CGTTACCCTGTGTGGCCGACAGAAGATACCATTTCAATGCTTCCACATAGTCCTGTCTCACTCCATAGCCCTTTTCATACATCACTCCGATGTTGAATTGCGCTTCGGTATTTCCCTGTGCCGCAGATAGCCGATACCACTTCAAAGCTTCGATATAATCCTGCCTAACGCTGTAGCCATTCTTATAAAACCATCCAATGTTGTATTGTGCTTTGGCGTCACCCTGTGCCGCGGCCTTGTGGTACCATTTCAGCGCTTCCGCATAATCCTGTCTCACTCCATAGCCTTTGGCATACATCAATCCAAGATTGAATTGCGCATCAGAGTCACCCTTTGCAGCAGACAACCGGTACCACTTCAAGGCTTCCACATAGTCCTGTCTCACCCCTTCACCGTTAGCGTACATCAATCCAATGTCGTATTGTGCGCCAGCATTTCCTTGTGCAGCGGACAGACGAAACCACTTCAGCGCTTCAGCATAGTCCTGGCTCACTCCCTCGCCTTTAACATAACTCAATCCAATGTCGCGTTGTGCGCCCGCATTCCCTTGTGCCGCAGACAGACGGAGCCACTTCAGGGCTTCCACATAATCCTGCTTCACGCCATAGCCCTTATAGTAAAAAACTCCGATCCTGCGTTGTGCTTCGGAGTTCCCCTGCGCTGCGGACAGATGATACCATTTCAAAGCTTCCTCATAGTCCTGTCTTACACCATGGCCATTCTCATAAATAAATCCGATGCTGTATTGTGGGACATCATACCCCTGCGCAGCAGACAGACGAAACCACTTCAGGGCTTCAGCATAGTCCTGCCTCACCCCACGGCCATTGGCGTACATCACTCCAAGGTTGCCTTGCGCTCCAGCGTTACCCTGTGCAGCGGACAGGCGAAACCACTTCAAGGCCTCGACATAGTCCTGCCTAACTTCTTTGCCCAAAGCATACATCAATCCGATTTTAAATTGTGCTTCGGCATCACCCTGTTCAGCCCCTTTTTTCAATTCAAAAATTTTTTCCGGCTCTGGCGATTGGTTACAACTCGCTATGGGTGCAAACAGTACCAATGCTGTTAGTGTCCTGAAAATCAGTTTTTTCATCGTTGTTAGGGGTAAATGGTTCAACTGCTGACGTTGCGGTGATAGCGATAATATGCGGCGCAGGCTCCTTCGGAGGAGACCATCGTTGCACCGAGCGGGGTTTGCGGGGTGCATTCCCGCGCGAAGGCCGGGCAGTCGGAGGGTTTGAGGTGGCCTTGCAGCACCTCGCCGCTCTTGCACAACGGCGACTCCTGCGGGGCGATGTGGCCCACGTCGAAACGCTTTTCGGCGTCGAAACGCTCGTACTCCCGGCGCAGCACGAGGCCGCTCTGCGGAATGACGCCGATACCGCGCCACGGTCGGTCGGCGACCTCGAACACCTCCTGCATCACCCGCCGCGCCTCGGGATTGCCCTCGCGGCTCACCACGCGCCCGTAAGCGTTCACCACGCCCGAACGGCCCGCTTCGAGCAACTCGACCGTTTTCAGAATCGCGTCGAGCAGATCGACCGGCTCGAACCCGGCAGGCACAATCGGCACGCCGAACTCCGCCGCCACCGGCTCGTACTCCTCGTAGCCCATGATGGCGCAGACGTGCCCGGCAGCGAGGAACCCCTGCACGCGGTTGTCGGGTGACGACAGAATCGCCCGCATCGCCGGCGGCACCATCACCTGGCTCACCAGCTCGCTGAAATTCGAGAGCCCCTCCCGCGCCGCCTGATGGACGGCCATCGCGTTGGCCGGAGCCGTGGTTTCGAAACCGACCGCAAGAAACACAACCTCTTTCGACGGATTGTCGCGCGCGATCTGCAACGCTTCAAGCGGCGAAAAAACGACCCGCACATCCGCCCCCTCGCTCC
This portion of the Chlorobaculum parvum NCIB 8327 genome encodes:
- the hypD gene encoding hydrogenase formation protein HypD, coding for MKFIDEYRDPARARALLDRIRQVARHDWTIMEICGGQTHSILRNGIDQLLPPNVQLVHGPGCPVCVTPLETIERALAIAAMPNTILTSFGDMLRVPGNSKDLFMARSEGADVRVVFSPLEALQIARDNPSKEVVFLAVGFETTAPANAMAVHQAAREGLSNFSELVSQVMVPPAMRAILSSPDNRVQGFLAAGHVCAIMGYEEYEPVAAEFGVPIVPAGFEPVDLLDAILKTVELLEAGRSGVVNAYGRVVSREGNPEARRVMQEVFEVADRPWRGIGVIPQSGLVLRREYERFDAEKRFDVGHIAPQESPLCKSGEVLQGHLKPSDCPAFARECTPQTPLGATMVSSEGACAAYYRYHRNVSS
- a CDS encoding tetratricopeptide repeat protein translates to MKKLIFRTLTALVLFAPIASCNQSPEPEKIFELKKGAEQGDAEAQFKIGLMYALGKEVRQDYVEALKWFRLSAAQGNAGAQGNLGVMYANGRGVRQDYAEALKWFRLSAAQGYDVPQYSIGFIYENGHGVRQDYEEALKWYHLSAAQGNSEAQRRIGVFYYKGYGVKQDYVEALKWLRLSAAQGNAGAQRDIGLSYVKGEGVSQDYAEALKWFRLSAAQGNAGAQYDIGLMYANGEGVRQDYVEALKWYRLSAAKGDSDAQFNLGLMYAKGYGVRQDYAEALKWYHKAAAQGDAKAQYNIGWFYKNGYSVRQDYIEALKWYRLSAAQGNTEAQFNIGVMYEKGYGVRQDYVEALKWYLLSATQGNALAQYNTGVMYHKGMGVRQDYTEALKWYRLSAAQGNAGAQSNLGVMYVMGVGVRQDYAEALRLLRLSAEKGYDFAQCNLGTMYARGEGVKQDYGEALKWYRLSAAQGNAEAQFNIGETYEKGQGVIQDESTAKEWYRKACDNNLKEGCEAYKKLAEQGY